The Candidatus Zixiibacteriota bacterium genome has a window encoding:
- a CDS encoding cbb3-type cytochrome c oxidase subunit 3 → MFKDIIGQIEGSELYSIVAMLLLVAAFVAIIIRVIRMDRRHLAHMERLPLDPVASGDRHREDRHV, encoded by the coding sequence ATGTTCAAAGATATTATAGGGCAGATCGAGGGGTCCGAACTGTACTCGATCGTCGCCATGCTGTTACTCGTTGCCGCCTTTGTGGCCATCATAATCCGAGTGATCCGGATGGACCGGCGGCATCTGGCTCACATGGAGCGGCTGCCGCTCGATCCCGTCGCTTCGGGCGATAGACACAGAGAGGATCGCCATGTCTGA
- a CDS encoding heavy metal translocating P-type ATPase metal-binding domain-containing protein translates to MTVNTTQQKTACFHCGQPCLQDTTVQDGNSFCCAGCRSVYQLLSGARLSQYYQAEQAPGVRPAADRTGRHAYLDDAQVQDQLLDYAGEARARITLSIPQMHCASCVWLLENLYRLESGVLRSEVSLPDRRLVLTFDKQRISLRQIVELLTRLGYEPEIKLANLDRKPERRTNWRLYARTGVAGFSFANIMLFSFPEYLSSDGIQETGLSLTFRIASLILAIPVLLYSSADYFRSALTGLRQRTINLDVPIALGIGMLFLRSSFDIIAGIGPGYLDSFTGLVFFLLLGRLFQQKTFDRLSFDRDYRAYFPISCVKRAGDAESTVPITQLRPGDRILVRNQELVPADAVLINGQGSIDYSFVTGESHPKELISGDRVYAGGRQTGEAIDLEVIREVSDSYLISLWQDSRLAAHNRPSLTTLANSIGKHFIALVLATAAGAAVYWGFHDSTRLAHVVTSVLIVACPCALALASPFVLGTAARIWGDQRFFVRTPQVIENLSQIDTIVFDKTGTLTQADRQSVTYEGVPLTSYQKKCVAALARQSTHPSSRVLAQTLPASIESAVTDFAEIPGKGISGTVDSRQIRLGSRSWVQGEGSAVDDPVTPPVDSSVTFVSVDGRVLGYYRFENVYREGVHVTMAELGAEYRLALLSGDGSRERERMSAILGSNAELSFQQSPHDKLDYISRLHDRGRQVLMLGDGLNDAGALRAATVGVAVTEDSSSFAPACDGILEASSLGSLPRFLAMARRGRTVIIAAFGLSLIYNIVGLGFAVSGKLSPLVSAVLMPISSVSVVLFSTIATRLVARREGLC, encoded by the coding sequence ATGACAGTCAATACCACCCAGCAGAAAACAGCCTGTTTCCACTGCGGTCAGCCCTGCCTTCAAGATACAACGGTGCAGGACGGCAATTCGTTCTGTTGCGCCGGGTGCCGGTCTGTTTACCAGCTTTTGTCGGGCGCGCGGTTAAGTCAATACTACCAGGCCGAGCAGGCTCCTGGAGTAAGACCAGCAGCGGACCGGACCGGCCGTCACGCCTATCTGGACGATGCTCAGGTTCAAGACCAACTGCTCGATTATGCAGGTGAGGCTCGCGCCCGTATCACACTTTCGATCCCGCAGATGCACTGCGCTTCGTGCGTCTGGCTGCTCGAAAACCTCTATCGGCTGGAGTCAGGTGTACTCCGTTCTGAAGTCAGTCTGCCGGACCGTCGATTGGTACTGACGTTCGATAAGCAGCGTATCAGTCTCCGGCAGATCGTCGAACTGCTCACGCGACTTGGCTACGAGCCCGAAATCAAGTTAGCGAACCTGGACCGAAAACCGGAACGCAGAACGAACTGGCGTCTGTACGCCAGGACCGGCGTCGCAGGATTTTCGTTCGCCAATATCATGCTGTTCAGCTTTCCGGAATATTTGTCTTCCGATGGCATACAGGAAACAGGCCTCTCCCTCACGTTTAGGATCGCCAGTCTTATCCTGGCGATTCCGGTCCTGTTGTATTCGTCTGCCGATTATTTCCGTTCCGCCTTGACAGGCCTGAGGCAGCGGACTATCAATCTCGATGTGCCAATCGCGCTGGGTATCGGCATGCTGTTTCTCCGCAGCAGTTTTGACATCATCGCAGGGATAGGCCCCGGATATCTCGACTCATTCACCGGTCTGGTGTTTTTCCTCCTGCTGGGTCGGTTGTTTCAGCAGAAAACATTCGATCGGCTCTCGTTCGACCGCGACTATCGCGCCTATTTCCCAATCTCGTGTGTGAAGCGAGCCGGCGATGCCGAGAGCACGGTACCGATCACCCAGTTGCGTCCGGGAGATCGGATACTCGTTCGCAATCAGGAGCTGGTGCCGGCCGATGCGGTCCTGATCAATGGTCAGGGGAGTATCGATTACAGCTTCGTCACCGGCGAATCTCACCCCAAAGAGTTGATCTCTGGTGACAGAGTTTATGCCGGTGGCAGGCAGACCGGTGAGGCGATCGATCTGGAGGTCATTCGCGAAGTCTCCGACAGCTATCTGATCTCACTGTGGCAGGATAGTCGCCTGGCAGCACACAATCGTCCCAGTCTGACCACATTGGCGAATAGTATTGGTAAGCACTTCATAGCCCTGGTCCTCGCTACCGCAGCAGGGGCCGCCGTGTACTGGGGATTCCACGATTCCACCCGTCTTGCCCACGTGGTGACCTCGGTGTTGATTGTTGCCTGTCCGTGTGCATTGGCGCTGGCGAGTCCGTTTGTTCTTGGGACAGCTGCCCGCATTTGGGGGGACCAGCGCTTCTTCGTGCGAACACCGCAGGTCATCGAGAATCTCTCGCAGATCGACACTATCGTATTCGACAAGACAGGCACACTCACACAGGCTGACCGGCAGAGCGTTACGTATGAAGGCGTACCGCTCACATCGTACCAGAAGAAATGTGTGGCGGCATTGGCTCGACAATCCACGCACCCCTCCAGCCGCGTTTTGGCGCAGACGCTGCCGGCTTCGATCGAGTCAGCGGTAACCGACTTCGCCGAGATTCCGGGCAAGGGGATTTCGGGTACGGTCGACAGTCGACAGATTCGGCTCGGCAGCCGCTCCTGGGTACAGGGCGAGGGCTCTGCTGTCGACGATCCCGTGACTCCCCCTGTTGACTCGTCAGTGACATTCGTCTCTGTGGACGGTCGCGTGTTGGGCTACTATCGCTTTGAGAATGTGTATCGCGAAGGAGTGCACGTGACTATGGCCGAGCTTGGCGCAGAGTACCGACTGGCGCTGCTCTCGGGGGATGGTTCGCGTGAACGGGAACGGATGAGCGCCATTCTCGGAAGCAATGCGGAGTTATCGTTCCAACAGTCGCCGCACGACAAGCTTGACTATATAAGTCGGCTGCATGATCGAGGACGCCAGGTACTGATGCTTGGGGATGGTCTCAACGATGCCGGAGCGCTTCGTGCCGCGACAGTCGGCGTGGCGGTAACCGAAGATTCATCGTCATTTGCCCCGGCGTGTGATGGGATACTCGAAGCTTCCTCCCTGGGGAGTCTGCCGCGCTTTCTCGCGATGGCGCGGCGGGGGCGCACCGTGATCATCGCGGCTTTCGGCCTCTCACTGATATACAACATTGTCGGCCTCGGCTTTGCCGTGAGTGGTAAATTGTCGCCACTGGTATCGGCCGTGCTCATGCCAATCAGTTCCGTTTCAGTGGTACTATTTTCGACCATCGCCACTCGGCTGGTAGCCCGAAGAGAAGGGTTGTGTTGA
- a CDS encoding cbb3-type cytochrome c oxidase N-terminal domain-containing protein: protein MSDERLMLDHEYDGIRELDNDLPRWWVWLFYITIFWAAVYLLYYHVFAIGYLSRDEYLQEVDPNYTRVEPAGSKFMGLVSEYHPPVYDPVRDYALMGGVKKKAAVTFKVERRETDTTTYVALTDPENLEHGKEIFLLRCASCHGRLGEGNIGPNLTDDYWLHGAGMSNVVKTIKYGVPAKGMLSWRGELKPDEIMQAASYILTLHGTAPPNAKAPQGELVTE from the coding sequence ATGTCTGATGAAAGATTGATGCTCGACCACGAATACGATGGCATTCGCGAGCTCGATAACGACCTGCCGCGTTGGTGGGTCTGGTTATTCTACATCACGATCTTCTGGGCGGCGGTCTACCTGCTGTACTACCACGTGTTCGCTATCGGTTATCTGAGCCGCGATGAGTACCTTCAGGAAGTGGACCCCAATTACACGCGTGTCGAACCGGCCGGGAGCAAGTTTATGGGACTTGTATCAGAGTATCATCCGCCCGTCTATGACCCGGTGCGAGATTACGCGCTCATGGGAGGCGTTAAAAAGAAAGCGGCGGTGACGTTCAAAGTCGAACGCCGCGAAACCGACACCACTACCTATGTCGCGCTTACCGATCCGGAGAATCTGGAGCACGGAAAAGAGATTTTTCTGCTACGCTGCGCCTCCTGTCACGGGCGGCTCGGCGAAGGGAATATCGGGCCTAACCTCACTGATGATTACTGGCTGCATGGCGCCGGTATGAGCAACGTGGTCAAGACCATAAAGTATGGCGTCCCGGCCAAGGGGATGCTTTCCTGGCGCGGCGAGCTCAAACCGGATGAGATCATGCAGGCAGCCAGTTATATTCTCACCCTGCACGGCACGGCGCCGCCAAACGCCAAGGCACCGCAGGGGGAGCTGGTGACCGAATAG
- the ccoS gene encoding cbb3-type cytochrome oxidase assembly protein CcoS, protein MSVVLLLLLASVLVAGGFLVAFLWAARSGQYDDMVTPSMRMLFDDDKPGGETNKKIQ, encoded by the coding sequence ATGAGTGTCGTACTTCTGCTCCTCCTGGCATCGGTGCTCGTAGCCGGCGGATTTCTGGTGGCGTTCCTGTGGGCGGCTCGGAGCGGGCAGTATGACGACATGGTGACGCCATCGATGCGCATGTTGTTCGACGACGACAAGCCTGGAGGGGAGACGAACAAGAAGATACAATGA
- a CDS encoding CusA/CzcA family heavy metal efflux RND transporter, giving the protein MLEKLVDLVIRRRIVVLCLAVILVILGVSAFINLPFDAFPDTTPVMVQVNVSAEGWSPEELERQVTFPIERELSGLTGLTEVRSISKFGLSQVTLVFSDAVDIYLARQQVTERLVSVELPDGIPAPKLGPISTGLGEIFQYVVIGKTADPTDLRTVQDWIIRPQLQSVPGVAEVNSWGGYEKQYQVVVDPNRLMHYGLNLAAVVTILRDNLGNVAGGQMVRGGEQMVVRGVGTVSRREQIESLVVDTRNGVPIRISDFADVIVGHEIRRGAATYQGTGEAVLGLGFLITGQNSHEVAQRLSKQLEEVKASLPADVEVKPVYVRTDLVDHVLKTVEHNLLFGAVLVITILFVFLGNVRAGLIVASAIPLSMLFAFDVMSRVGIIGSLMSLGAIDFGLAVDNAVIQVENTVRRLGHMTAHVSRLDIIKQAIMEVRKPTLFGELIVILVYLPILTLQGVEGKLFRPMALTVVFVLVGSLIMSFTVIPALIATMLTKPIKEREPIVVRLAQRLYRPVLDWAIKYRLMVVGASIVALGLGTVAFNHIGTEFIPRLSEGSIVINTIRLAGVAVEQSTDDNTRIERILLRKFPDEIDHIWSRSGSAELATDPMGLELTDIFLTLKPRDLWKRVKTQDELVAALDVELSDLPGQNRVFTQPIEMRVNEMIAGIRGDIGIKLFGDDLKVLEEKAEEIATLAKTLRGSADVSVEQLTGQPSFQLVVDRERLSRLGVPASEVLTYVQSIGGIHVGEVYEGQRRFDLAVKMDSLYASVPEDVQRIPLRSGDVQMTLDRVTIPSLAPGYSTISREWGKRRAVIQCNVRGRDVGSFVQELRERIAKDIKFEPGYYVRFGGQFENLIRAQRRLAIVVPLALFLIFGLLYWTYSSFRDAILIFTGVPLAALGGVIALIVRGMPFSISAGVGFVALSGIAVLNGLVLVSQIKRLRSEGMELQMAIRESGLARLRPVLMTALVAAFGFIPMALSNGVGAEVQRPLATVVIGGIITSTALTLVVLPALYSVFGRRSAAER; this is encoded by the coding sequence ATGCTCGAAAAGCTTGTTGATCTTGTTATAAGGCGCCGCATTGTCGTGCTGTGCCTGGCCGTCATCCTGGTCATTCTGGGTGTCTCGGCTTTCATCAATCTGCCGTTCGATGCATTTCCTGACACAACGCCGGTCATGGTACAGGTGAACGTGTCAGCCGAGGGCTGGTCTCCCGAAGAATTGGAGCGGCAGGTAACCTTTCCGATTGAGCGCGAACTCTCCGGGTTGACCGGGCTGACCGAAGTTCGCTCGATCTCGAAATTTGGTCTTTCGCAGGTTACGCTGGTGTTCAGTGACGCTGTCGATATTTACCTGGCACGCCAACAGGTGACTGAGCGATTGGTTAGCGTCGAACTGCCCGACGGCATTCCGGCACCAAAACTCGGCCCCATCTCGACCGGTCTCGGTGAGATCTTTCAATACGTAGTGATCGGCAAGACGGCCGATCCCACCGACCTCCGTACTGTACAGGATTGGATCATCAGACCGCAGCTGCAATCGGTCCCGGGCGTCGCCGAGGTCAACAGCTGGGGCGGCTACGAGAAGCAGTACCAGGTTGTGGTCGATCCCAACAGGCTCATGCACTATGGCCTGAATTTGGCCGCGGTGGTTACGATACTCCGTGACAATCTTGGTAACGTCGCGGGTGGTCAGATGGTACGCGGCGGCGAACAAATGGTGGTCCGTGGGGTGGGAACAGTGAGCCGTCGCGAACAAATCGAGTCGCTCGTGGTCGATACTCGCAACGGCGTGCCGATCCGCATCAGCGACTTTGCCGATGTGATTGTCGGTCACGAGATTCGCCGTGGCGCTGCAACCTATCAGGGCACTGGTGAAGCAGTCCTAGGGTTGGGATTTCTGATCACTGGCCAGAATTCCCACGAGGTGGCTCAGCGCCTGTCAAAACAGCTCGAGGAAGTCAAAGCGAGTCTGCCCGCCGACGTCGAAGTGAAGCCGGTGTATGTGCGTACAGATTTGGTTGACCACGTGCTCAAGACTGTGGAGCACAACTTGCTTTTCGGAGCCGTGCTGGTTATCACCATCCTCTTCGTGTTTTTGGGCAACGTGAGGGCCGGACTGATCGTTGCATCGGCTATTCCCCTCTCGATGCTGTTTGCCTTCGACGTGATGTCTCGCGTGGGGATTATAGGCAGTCTCATGAGCTTGGGCGCGATTGATTTCGGCCTGGCGGTCGATAACGCCGTAATTCAGGTTGAAAATACCGTGCGACGTCTGGGTCACATGACCGCACACGTGTCACGTCTTGACATTATCAAACAAGCAATTATGGAAGTACGTAAGCCGACCCTTTTTGGCGAACTCATTGTTATACTCGTTTACCTGCCCATTCTGACTCTTCAGGGCGTCGAAGGAAAACTCTTTCGCCCGATGGCCCTGACGGTTGTATTCGTGCTGGTTGGCTCACTCATAATGTCCTTCACCGTTATTCCGGCGCTGATCGCCACAATGCTGACCAAACCGATCAAAGAGCGCGAACCGATTGTCGTGCGCCTGGCTCAGCGCTTATATCGCCCGGTACTCGATTGGGCCATCAAGTATCGACTGATGGTTGTTGGGGCGTCAATTGTCGCGCTCGGCTTAGGGACAGTCGCCTTCAATCATATCGGAACGGAGTTCATACCGCGACTCAGCGAAGGTAGTATCGTCATCAACACGATTCGCTTGGCCGGGGTCGCCGTCGAACAGTCTACTGACGATAACACCCGTATCGAACGGATTCTGCTGCGAAAATTTCCAGACGAAATTGATCATATCTGGTCGCGTTCCGGCAGCGCCGAGCTGGCGACCGATCCCATGGGCCTCGAACTGACTGACATCTTTCTCACTCTCAAGCCGCGGGATCTTTGGAAGCGAGTCAAAACGCAGGACGAGTTGGTCGCGGCCCTCGATGTCGAACTTTCCGACCTTCCTGGTCAAAACCGCGTCTTCACGCAACCGATTGAGATGCGTGTCAACGAAATGATCGCCGGCATACGCGGAGATATCGGCATCAAGCTGTTCGGCGATGATCTGAAAGTGCTTGAGGAAAAAGCCGAGGAGATCGCCACGCTGGCGAAGACGCTACGCGGCAGCGCTGATGTTTCCGTCGAACAGTTGACGGGCCAACCCTCGTTTCAGTTGGTTGTCGACCGGGAGCGGTTGTCCCGGCTCGGCGTCCCGGCCTCTGAAGTCCTGACCTACGTTCAAAGCATCGGCGGTATCCATGTCGGCGAAGTCTATGAAGGCCAGCGGCGCTTCGATCTGGCGGTGAAGATGGATTCATTGTATGCCTCGGTGCCTGAAGACGTGCAGCGGATCCCGCTTCGATCAGGCGATGTGCAAATGACGCTGGATCGCGTGACTATTCCTTCCCTTGCCCCTGGCTACTCGACCATCTCGCGCGAGTGGGGCAAACGGAGGGCCGTTATACAGTGTAACGTCCGCGGACGCGATGTCGGGTCATTCGTGCAGGAACTGCGAGAACGGATCGCCAAGGACATCAAGTTCGAACCTGGTTACTATGTGCGTTTCGGTGGACAATTCGAAAATCTAATCCGCGCGCAGCGCCGTCTGGCAATCGTCGTCCCGCTGGCGCTGTTCTTGATTTTCGGACTGCTGTATTGGACCTATTCATCTTTTCGCGACGCCATTCTCATTTTCACAGGTGTGCCGTTAGCGGCATTGGGTGGTGTAATTGCATTAATCGTTCGCGGCATGCCGTTCTCAATCTCGGCTGGTGTCGGCTTTGTCGCCCTCTCAGGCATAGCGGTGCTCAATGGTCTGGTACTGGTATCTCAGATTAAACGCCTACGATCCGAGGGAATGGAACTGCAGATGGCCATTCGCGAAAGCGGGCTGGCGAGATTGCGCCCGGTGCTGATGACAGCTCTGGTGGCGGCCTTTGGGTTTATACCGATGGCGTTGTCGAATGGCGTTGGCGCGGAAGTGCAGCGGCCGCTGGCGACCGTGGTCATTGGCGGCATCATTACCTCCACCGCTCTCACGCTGGTTGTGTTGCCGGCGTTGTACTCAGTGTTTGGCCGACGAAGTGCGGCCGAGCGCTAG
- a CDS encoding efflux RND transporter periplasmic adaptor subunit yields the protein MKRTGILLVVLLIGIGIGATVTMVAGGSRSEKVVENPAAAPSNDPARHDPKELRSDSSVKGSDWCVEHRVPESECTQCKPSLIAQFKARNDWCNEHNLPESHCRLCHPGLSFPQEKANGTEASLQTETHEIAADWCAEHLVPESECTQCHSDLIAAFKAKGDWCNEHQLPESHDRLCNPKLAFPQEPKSDASLTETSRPSVFFPRNKAKCTTDDAIIQFASAETAERAGIDVVPAIDVAVSVSIDAPAEIVFDETKSYAVTTTIPTTVVRWLAEPGQRLERGQPLALLESPDMPRLQADYLEAAADADVKTQEKDRADSLKQRELISAAEHQRIDGESKGAQAHLAGTLGLLKSAGLNDEDITILENGKKISSRFLLRAAVDASLLDRSAPLGGLLQPGSTIALIGDPSALWIEANVSESDLPAFKTYQPVEFAADGDALNRVTGRVIWVSQFIDQQTRTATIRAEVIGNAGELQAHSFGRLVLPVSATTTQVAVPRDAVQWEGCCNVVFVQEAIGRYRPHKVTLSRGDRGMYNVSSGLKEGDMVVVNGSYQLKTELRKGSLGAGCCDVGGKS from the coding sequence ATGAAACGAACAGGTATTCTTCTGGTCGTGCTGTTGATCGGCATTGGGATCGGCGCGACAGTGACAATGGTAGCTGGAGGGAGCAGGTCTGAGAAGGTTGTCGAGAACCCCGCGGCGGCCCCGTCGAACGATCCTGCCCGGCACGATCCCAAGGAGCTACGGTCGGACAGTTCCGTGAAGGGGTCGGATTGGTGCGTCGAACACCGCGTCCCGGAATCCGAGTGCACCCAGTGCAAACCGAGCCTGATCGCTCAGTTCAAAGCCAGGAACGACTGGTGCAACGAACACAATCTGCCCGAGTCGCACTGCCGGCTGTGCCACCCAGGCCTCTCTTTCCCACAAGAGAAAGCGAACGGCACCGAGGCGAGTCTCCAAACGGAAACACATGAAATTGCCGCTGACTGGTGCGCAGAACACCTGGTCCCGGAATCCGAGTGCACCCAGTGTCATTCCGACCTGATCGCCGCCTTCAAGGCCAAAGGTGATTGGTGTAATGAGCATCAGCTTCCGGAGTCGCACGACCGACTCTGCAACCCCAAGCTGGCGTTTCCGCAGGAACCCAAGTCGGATGCTTCCCTGACCGAGACCAGCAGACCATCGGTCTTCTTCCCCAGGAACAAAGCAAAATGTACCACCGACGACGCCATCATTCAATTTGCTTCAGCCGAAACCGCTGAACGGGCCGGAATTGATGTCGTTCCCGCAATCGACGTGGCGGTATCGGTCTCGATCGATGCTCCGGCGGAAATCGTATTCGACGAAACGAAATCGTATGCCGTCACGACCACGATTCCGACAACGGTCGTGCGCTGGCTGGCTGAGCCGGGCCAGCGGCTCGAAAGGGGTCAGCCGCTGGCATTGCTGGAATCGCCCGACATGCCCAGGCTTCAAGCGGATTACCTGGAGGCTGCAGCCGATGCCGACGTGAAAACACAGGAGAAGGACCGTGCCGACAGCTTGAAACAGCGAGAACTCATTTCCGCCGCAGAGCATCAGCGAATCGACGGAGAGAGCAAAGGAGCGCAAGCGCACCTGGCGGGTACATTGGGTCTGCTCAAGTCGGCCGGGCTCAACGACGAGGATATAACCATTCTTGAGAACGGCAAGAAGATTTCCTCGCGATTCCTGTTGAGGGCAGCGGTTGACGCGTCGCTGCTTGACCGCAGTGCGCCGCTCGGGGGGCTACTGCAACCCGGATCGACCATCGCTCTCATCGGGGATCCGTCGGCGTTGTGGATTGAAGCTAACGTGAGTGAATCAGATCTCCCCGCATTCAAGACCTATCAGCCGGTTGAATTCGCTGCTGATGGCGATGCCCTTAATCGCGTCACCGGCCGTGTGATCTGGGTCTCCCAATTCATCGATCAGCAAACAAGAACTGCTACGATCAGGGCCGAAGTGATCGGCAATGCTGGAGAGCTTCAAGCTCACAGCTTCGGCCGACTGGTCCTGCCCGTTTCCGCTACAACGACGCAGGTTGCGGTTCCTCGTGATGCCGTGCAATGGGAAGGGTGTTGTAATGTCGTATTTGTCCAGGAGGCAATCGGTCGCTATCGTCCCCACAAGGTTACGCTTTCGCGCGGCGACCGCGGCATGTACAACGTCTCATCTGGCCTGAAAGAGGGCGACATGGTGGTAGTAAATGGGAGTTATCAGCTTAAGACAGAATTGCGCAAGGGTAGCCTCGGCGCCGGTTGCTGCGATGTCGGCGGCAAGTCATGA
- the ccoN gene encoding cytochrome-c oxidase, cbb3-type subunit I, with protein sequence MAVESFQYDNKLVRDFGIATMVWGAVGMLVGLVIAIQLFFPALNLGLAITTFSHLRPLHTNAVIFAFVGNAIFMSVYYSLPRLCKAAMFSELLGKIHFWGWQLIIVAAALTLPTGFTTSKEYAELEWPIDIAIALVWIVFGINMFGTILKRREKHMYVAVWFYIATWVTVTVLHVVNSLELPVTFLKSYPVYAGVQDALVQWWYGHNAVAFFLTTPYLGMMYYFLPKAANRPVFSYRLSIVHFWALIFIYIWAGPHHLLYSALPDWAQSLGSVFSIMLIAPSWGGMLNGLLTLRGAWDKVRESAVLKFMVVAVTAYGMATFEGPTLSVKSVNALSHFTDWTIAHVHVGALGWNGFLTFGILYWLIPRLYRTNLYSEKMANLHFWIGFLGIVIYALPLYFAGITQGLMWKEFTPEGLLRYPNFLQTVLQVIPMYVIRSIGGALFLAGVIMMMYNLVKTIKQGKLEARENAEAPAILRDPKPVKLAVSHRWLESKPVLFLGLTTIAILFGGIIEMIPTFLIKSNIPTISAVTPYTPLELQGRDIYVREGCYTCHSQLIRPFRSETERYGEYSKAGEYVYDHPFQWGSKRTGPDLQREGGKYPDAWHYNHMKDPTSMSPGSIMPPFPWLLTDKLDTTTTAAKIRALQTLGVPYPPGYDKTANQDLAAQAVRISAGLKEANIASEPDREIIALIAYLQRLGTDIKAGTTARAGM encoded by the coding sequence ATGGCTGTAGAATCGTTTCAGTACGACAACAAGCTGGTACGGGATTTCGGGATCGCAACCATGGTCTGGGGCGCAGTCGGGATGCTGGTTGGGCTCGTTATCGCCATCCAGCTCTTCTTCCCTGCACTGAATCTTGGACTGGCGATCACCACCTTCTCCCATCTTCGACCGCTGCACACCAACGCGGTGATATTCGCCTTTGTCGGCAACGCCATTTTCATGTCGGTGTACTATTCACTGCCACGACTATGCAAGGCAGCGATGTTTTCGGAACTGCTGGGGAAGATCCACTTCTGGGGCTGGCAGTTAATTATCGTGGCCGCGGCGCTGACACTCCCGACCGGATTCACCACCAGCAAAGAATACGCCGAACTGGAGTGGCCGATCGATATCGCCATCGCGCTCGTGTGGATCGTGTTCGGCATCAACATGTTCGGCACGATCCTCAAGCGGCGCGAAAAGCACATGTACGTGGCGGTCTGGTTCTATATTGCAACCTGGGTGACGGTCACAGTGCTGCATGTGGTCAACTCGCTCGAACTGCCGGTCACGTTCCTCAAGAGTTATCCGGTGTATGCGGGGGTGCAGGATGCGCTGGTGCAATGGTGGTACGGCCATAATGCGGTGGCGTTCTTTCTGACCACACCGTACTTGGGCATGATGTATTACTTTTTGCCGAAAGCAGCAAACCGCCCGGTGTTTTCATACCGGCTCTCGATCGTTCACTTCTGGGCGCTCATATTCATTTATATCTGGGCCGGCCCGCACCACCTGTTGTATTCGGCGCTGCCGGACTGGGCGCAGTCACTCGGCTCCGTATTCTCCATCATGCTGATCGCGCCATCATGGGGCGGCATGTTGAACGGGCTGTTGACGCTCCGCGGCGCATGGGACAAAGTGCGGGAAAGCGCGGTATTGAAATTCATGGTGGTCGCAGTGACAGCGTACGGTATGGCGACATTCGAGGGACCCACGCTATCTGTCAAGAGTGTCAATGCCTTGTCGCACTTTACCGACTGGACAATAGCGCACGTCCACGTGGGAGCGCTGGGATGGAACGGATTTCTGACGTTCGGCATCCTGTACTGGCTCATCCCCAGGCTATACCGGACCAATCTGTATTCAGAAAAGATGGCGAATCTGCATTTTTGGATTGGGTTTTTGGGAATTGTCATCTATGCATTGCCTCTGTATTTCGCCGGGATCACACAGGGGCTTATGTGGAAGGAGTTCACGCCGGAGGGGCTGCTGCGGTACCCCAATTTCCTCCAGACCGTACTTCAGGTGATACCGATGTATGTGATCCGCTCGATTGGCGGCGCTCTGTTCCTCGCGGGTGTCATCATGATGATGTACAACCTGGTCAAGACCATCAAGCAGGGAAAGCTCGAAGCACGTGAGAACGCCGAAGCACCGGCGATCTTGCGCGATCCAAAGCCCGTTAAGCTTGCAGTCAGTCATCGCTGGCTCGAGAGCAAACCAGTGCTGTTCTTGGGGCTCACCACGATCGCAATCCTGTTCGGGGGCATTATTGAGATGATCCCCACGTTTCTCATCAAGTCGAACATCCCGACAATCTCTGCGGTGACACCGTATACGCCGCTGGAACTTCAAGGGCGGGATATTTATGTGCGGGAAGGCTGTTACACCTGCCATTCGCAGTTGATCCGGCCGTTCCGCTCGGAGACAGAACGATATGGCGAGTATTCGAAGGCTGGCGAATATGTCTATGACCACCCGTTCCAATGGGGTTCGAAACGGACGGGACCGGACCTTCAGCGCGAAGGAGGCAAGTACCCGGATGCCTGGCATTACAACCATATGAAGGACCCGACCTCTATGTCTCCCGGTTCCATTATGCCGCCGTTCCCATGGCTATTGACAGACAAGTTGGATACGACTACTACGGCCGCCAAGATCCGAGCGCTGCAAACACTGGGAGTGCCGTATCCGCCGGGCTATGACAAGACGGCCAATCAGGACCTGGCAGCTCAGGCGGTCAGGATAAGTGCCGGGTTGAAAGAGGCGAATATCGCAAGCGAACCAGATCGCGAAATAATCGCACTGATAGCGTATCTCCAACGGCTCGGCACCGACATAAAAGCCGGAACGACCGCACGGGCCGGGATGTAG